CGTTCTCTTAGAAAGCGAATCAATTCACTACCACTGGATTCGAACCCTGGAGCGGCAAGTGGGGCCACCAACCCGCCGAACAACTCCGCACCCCGCGCGGTCACGCTGTGCGTCATGCTGAAGTCCGCGAAGAATCGAGCGGCAAGTACAGATCGATTTTGTAAGCGTGCGGGTAGCACTCGTAGTCGCCGGTGTACAACCGTTTGATCTCACCCTGGTCTTCCGCGTGGTCGATCTGCTTCCACAACCGCGTCATGACGTCCGGAAAATGACCCACTGCGGAGAATTTCGCATACTTGGCACGCGGCACTCTGGCTACGAGATGCCCCCGAGTCACTTGACTCAAAGAAGAACATCGATAACCGACTATTTGCGTATTATACGATCCGATACCGGACGCGAAGTCTGTATAGATAGACGCGAGCGGACCAGAGATTTCCTGTTTCAGGACAGAAGACCATGCTTGATTCAAAGCCGGATCATCAAGCCTTCCCAGCGCCCGCTTCGGGCTACGCACCGGAAGACCGGC
This region of Rhodococcus sp. PAMC28707 genomic DNA includes:
- a CDS encoding GyrI-like domain-containing protein codes for the protein MTFEIVDLEETWVAGLPVRSPKRALGRLDDPALNQAWSSVLKQEISGPLASIYTDFASGIGSYNTQIVGYRCSSLSQVTRGHLVARVPRAKYAKFSAVGHFPDVMTRLWKQIDHAEDQGEIKRLYTGDYECYPHAYKIDLYLPLDSSRTSA